One genomic window of Pecten maximus chromosome 3, xPecMax1.1, whole genome shotgun sequence includes the following:
- the LOC117324254 gene encoding fos-related antigen 1-like isoform X2, whose product MFEKGENYSEESKYVADILSSMASAASVNSSYSVPSNSFVSGITSMPSLTPTTLANIERTFIELQAVPAVNASTGQDPHTQSGFVPPIVDPVVTSERSNDAYGDYGDSNSASDPEWVPVAKRSRIELSDGSSASKSSDPMYPQVTTSVPPGRKRRGARDVKLSPEEEERRRVRRERNKVAAAKCRQRRVDHTNRLTGETDQLESERDDLESEIQQLQQQKDQLEFLLQAHQPLCKLDEGCRQQHQNPSPSITMPSKVKVKKEPGVDGTSTTCPMGKGTTTSTTGIRPSSLDIVKSESRKKVSVTSATGIPITTPSNGFYFAMDSMVDHTGLTPITNGPTSSCGTEANRTTSESSSENVNSPTLISL is encoded by the exons ATGTTTGAAAAGGGAGAAAATTACAGCGAGGAATCAAAATACGTGGCGGACATTTTGTCGTCCATGGCCAGTGCTGCGTCGGTAAATAGCTCA TATTCCGTGCCATCAAACTCCTTCGTCAGTGGAATCACATCTATGCCTAGTCTTACACCTACCACCCTGGCCAACATTGAGCGAACATTTATCGAACTACAGGCCGTGCCAGCGGTCAATGCTTCAACGGGACAGGACCCCCACACCCAGAGTGGATTCGTACCCCCCATCGTTGACCCCGTTGTGACGTCAGAGCGGTCAAACGACGCCTACGGTGACTACGGTGACAGTAACTCTGCCTCCGACCCAGAATGGGTGCCAGTAGCCAAGAGGTCAAGAATTGAATTGTCCGACGGATCCAGTGCCAGCAAGTCCAGTGATCCAATGTACCCCCAGGTCACAACCTCCGTCCCCCCGGGCCGCAAAAGGCGTGGGGCAAGGGATGTCAAA CTTTCTCCTGAAGAAGAAGAAAGGCGACGCGTACGACGGGAAAGGAACAAAGTGGCCGCGGCAAAATGTCGGCAAAGACGAGTGGACCACACAAACCGACTTACTGGG GAAACCGACCAATTAGAAAGCGAGAGAGACGATCTTGAATCAGAAATCCAACAACTTCAACAGCAGAAGGACCAATTGGAGTTTCTACTTCAGGCTCACCAGCCTCTCTGTAAACTGGACGAAGGATGTCGACAGCAGCACCAAAATCCATCGCCATCAATCACAATGCCATCCAAGGTGAAGGTGAAGAAAGAGCCCGGGGTGGACGGGACATCAACAACCTGTCCCATGGGAAAGGGAACAACAACCAGCACGACTGGAATTAGACCTAGCTCTCTGGACATCGTCAAATCCGAGAGTCGTAAGAAGGTTTCCGTGACAAGTGCTACTGGAATTCCCATTACAACTCCCTCTAACGGATTTTACTTTGCCATGGATAGCATGGTTGACCATACTGGACTGACCCCTATCACTAACGGGCCTACGTCCAGTTGTGGGACCGAGGCCAACAGAACTACCAGTGAGAGCAGCTCGGAAAACGTGAATTCTCCCACACTTATTTCTCTCTAG
- the LOC117324254 gene encoding fos-related antigen 1-like isoform X4, translated as MPSLTPTTLANIERTFIELQAVPAVNASTGQDPHTQSGFVPPIVDPVVTSERSNDAYGDYGDSNSASDPEWVPVAKRSRIELSDGSSASKSSDPMYPQVTTSVPPGRKRRGARDVKLSPEEEERRRVRRERNKVAAAKCRQRRVDHTNRLTGETDQLESERDDLESEIQQLQQQKDQLEFLLQAHQPLCKLDEGCRQQHQNPSPSITMPSKVKVKKEPGVDGTSTTCPMGKGTTTSTTGIRPSSLDIVKSESRKKVSVTSATGIPITTPSNGFYFAMDSMVDHTGLTPITNGPTSSCGTEANRTTSESSSENVNSPTLISL; from the exons ATGCCTAGTCTTACACCTACCACCCTGGCCAACATTGAGCGAACATTTATCGAACTACAGGCCGTGCCAGCGGTCAATGCTTCAACGGGACAGGACCCCCACACCCAGAGTGGATTCGTACCCCCCATCGTTGACCCCGTTGTGACGTCAGAGCGGTCAAACGACGCCTACGGTGACTACGGTGACAGTAACTCTGCCTCCGACCCAGAATGGGTGCCAGTAGCCAAGAGGTCAAGAATTGAATTGTCCGACGGATCCAGTGCCAGCAAGTCCAGTGATCCAATGTACCCCCAGGTCACAACCTCCGTCCCCCCGGGCCGCAAAAGGCGTGGGGCAAGGGATGTCAAA CTTTCTCCTGAAGAAGAAGAAAGGCGACGCGTACGACGGGAAAGGAACAAAGTGGCCGCGGCAAAATGTCGGCAAAGACGAGTGGACCACACAAACCGACTTACTGGG GAAACCGACCAATTAGAAAGCGAGAGAGACGATCTTGAATCAGAAATCCAACAACTTCAACAGCAGAAGGACCAATTGGAGTTTCTACTTCAGGCTCACCAGCCTCTCTGTAAACTGGACGAAGGATGTCGACAGCAGCACCAAAATCCATCGCCATCAATCACAATGCCATCCAAGGTGAAGGTGAAGAAAGAGCCCGGGGTGGACGGGACATCAACAACCTGTCCCATGGGAAAGGGAACAACAACCAGCACGACTGGAATTAGACCTAGCTCTCTGGACATCGTCAAATCCGAGAGTCGTAAGAAGGTTTCCGTGACAAGTGCTACTGGAATTCCCATTACAACTCCCTCTAACGGATTTTACTTTGCCATGGATAGCATGGTTGACCATACTGGACTGACCCCTATCACTAACGGGCCTACGTCCAGTTGTGGGACCGAGGCCAACAGAACTACCAGTGAGAGCAGCTCGGAAAACGTGAATTCTCCCACACTTATTTCTCTCTAG
- the LOC117324254 gene encoding fos-related antigen 1-like isoform X3 → MWHYNHNSYYNRNSHHQMHQYHAHNHRPSPYSVPSNSFVSGITSMPSLTPTTLANIERTFIELQAVPAVNASTGQDPHTQSGFVPPIVDPVVTSERSNDAYGDYGDSNSASDPEWVPVAKRSRIELSDGSSASKSSDPMYPQVTTSVPPGRKRRGARDVKLSPEEEERRRVRRERNKVAAAKCRQRRVDHTNRLTGETDQLESERDDLESEIQQLQQQKDQLEFLLQAHQPLCKLDEGCRQQHQNPSPSITMPSKVKVKKEPGVDGTSTTCPMGKGTTTSTTGIRPSSLDIVKSESRKKVSVTSATGIPITTPSNGFYFAMDSMVDHTGLTPITNGPTSSCGTEANRTTSESSSENVNSPTLISL, encoded by the exons ATGTGGCATTATAACCATAACTCGTACTACAACCGAAACTCACATCATCAAATGCATCAATATCATGCTCACAATCATAGACCGTCGCCG TATTCCGTGCCATCAAACTCCTTCGTCAGTGGAATCACATCTATGCCTAGTCTTACACCTACCACCCTGGCCAACATTGAGCGAACATTTATCGAACTACAGGCCGTGCCAGCGGTCAATGCTTCAACGGGACAGGACCCCCACACCCAGAGTGGATTCGTACCCCCCATCGTTGACCCCGTTGTGACGTCAGAGCGGTCAAACGACGCCTACGGTGACTACGGTGACAGTAACTCTGCCTCCGACCCAGAATGGGTGCCAGTAGCCAAGAGGTCAAGAATTGAATTGTCCGACGGATCCAGTGCCAGCAAGTCCAGTGATCCAATGTACCCCCAGGTCACAACCTCCGTCCCCCCGGGCCGCAAAAGGCGTGGGGCAAGGGATGTCAAA CTTTCTCCTGAAGAAGAAGAAAGGCGACGCGTACGACGGGAAAGGAACAAAGTGGCCGCGGCAAAATGTCGGCAAAGACGAGTGGACCACACAAACCGACTTACTGGG GAAACCGACCAATTAGAAAGCGAGAGAGACGATCTTGAATCAGAAATCCAACAACTTCAACAGCAGAAGGACCAATTGGAGTTTCTACTTCAGGCTCACCAGCCTCTCTGTAAACTGGACGAAGGATGTCGACAGCAGCACCAAAATCCATCGCCATCAATCACAATGCCATCCAAGGTGAAGGTGAAGAAAGAGCCCGGGGTGGACGGGACATCAACAACCTGTCCCATGGGAAAGGGAACAACAACCAGCACGACTGGAATTAGACCTAGCTCTCTGGACATCGTCAAATCCGAGAGTCGTAAGAAGGTTTCCGTGACAAGTGCTACTGGAATTCCCATTACAACTCCCTCTAACGGATTTTACTTTGCCATGGATAGCATGGTTGACCATACTGGACTGACCCCTATCACTAACGGGCCTACGTCCAGTTGTGGGACCGAGGCCAACAGAACTACCAGTGAGAGCAGCTCGGAAAACGTGAATTCTCCCACACTTATTTCTCTCTAG
- the LOC117324254 gene encoding fos-related antigen 2-like isoform X1 produces MLTIIDRRRYVHFVTLSPSSGFTTLSFINANLQFVSQYSVPSNSFVSGITSMPSLTPTTLANIERTFIELQAVPAVNASTGQDPHTQSGFVPPIVDPVVTSERSNDAYGDYGDSNSASDPEWVPVAKRSRIELSDGSSASKSSDPMYPQVTTSVPPGRKRRGARDVKLSPEEEERRRVRRERNKVAAAKCRQRRVDHTNRLTGETDQLESERDDLESEIQQLQQQKDQLEFLLQAHQPLCKLDEGCRQQHQNPSPSITMPSKVKVKKEPGVDGTSTTCPMGKGTTTSTTGIRPSSLDIVKSESRKKVSVTSATGIPITTPSNGFYFAMDSMVDHTGLTPITNGPTSSCGTEANRTTSESSSENVNSPTLISL; encoded by the exons ATGCTCACAATCATAGACCGTCGCCGGTATGTACATTTTGTGACACTGTCACCATCCTCTGGATTTACTacactttcatttataaatgcAAATCTTCAATTTGTTTCACAG TATTCCGTGCCATCAAACTCCTTCGTCAGTGGAATCACATCTATGCCTAGTCTTACACCTACCACCCTGGCCAACATTGAGCGAACATTTATCGAACTACAGGCCGTGCCAGCGGTCAATGCTTCAACGGGACAGGACCCCCACACCCAGAGTGGATTCGTACCCCCCATCGTTGACCCCGTTGTGACGTCAGAGCGGTCAAACGACGCCTACGGTGACTACGGTGACAGTAACTCTGCCTCCGACCCAGAATGGGTGCCAGTAGCCAAGAGGTCAAGAATTGAATTGTCCGACGGATCCAGTGCCAGCAAGTCCAGTGATCCAATGTACCCCCAGGTCACAACCTCCGTCCCCCCGGGCCGCAAAAGGCGTGGGGCAAGGGATGTCAAA CTTTCTCCTGAAGAAGAAGAAAGGCGACGCGTACGACGGGAAAGGAACAAAGTGGCCGCGGCAAAATGTCGGCAAAGACGAGTGGACCACACAAACCGACTTACTGGG GAAACCGACCAATTAGAAAGCGAGAGAGACGATCTTGAATCAGAAATCCAACAACTTCAACAGCAGAAGGACCAATTGGAGTTTCTACTTCAGGCTCACCAGCCTCTCTGTAAACTGGACGAAGGATGTCGACAGCAGCACCAAAATCCATCGCCATCAATCACAATGCCATCCAAGGTGAAGGTGAAGAAAGAGCCCGGGGTGGACGGGACATCAACAACCTGTCCCATGGGAAAGGGAACAACAACCAGCACGACTGGAATTAGACCTAGCTCTCTGGACATCGTCAAATCCGAGAGTCGTAAGAAGGTTTCCGTGACAAGTGCTACTGGAATTCCCATTACAACTCCCTCTAACGGATTTTACTTTGCCATGGATAGCATGGTTGACCATACTGGACTGACCCCTATCACTAACGGGCCTACGTCCAGTTGTGGGACCGAGGCCAACAGAACTACCAGTGAGAGCAGCTCGGAAAACGTGAATTCTCCCACACTTATTTCTCTCTAG